A DNA window from Vigna unguiculata cultivar IT97K-499-35 chromosome 10, ASM411807v1, whole genome shotgun sequence contains the following coding sequences:
- the LOC114166435 gene encoding phospholipase D alpha 4-like isoform X2, giving the protein MNILSITTVEETPKLLHGTIEATIFNASPYSPLFPFNCLCTNGKPAYVTIKIDNQKFAKTSEESNRVWNQTFQIQCAHPADSCITITLKTSHSSILGKFHIQAQQLLKKGGLINGLFPLLMDNGKPNPKLKLKFMLWFKPANLEPSWAKMLSNDWEFQGLKEASFPLRSNCQVKLYHDAHHSSSFQPPFDLCGAPKKLWEDVYKAIEGAKYLVYIAGWSFNPMTVLVRDPHTEIPHARGIKLGDLLKKKAEEGVAVRVMLWDDETSLPFVKNKGELNNQDEEAFAFFNHTKVICRKCSRLHHMFPTLFAHHQKTITVDTKAPKSVDDRELMSFVGGLDLCDGRYDTEQHSLFQTLIRESHCYDFYQTSIAEASLNKGGPRAPWHDAHACVIGEAAWDVLTNFEQRWTKQCDPSFLIPSSTLANLMPKTSSSTHRERNWKVQIYRSIDHISVGELSTVERSIHEAYVEAIRRAERFIYIESQYFIGGCHWWKKDRHCGCTNLIPIEIALKVVSKIKAKERFSVYIVIPMWPEGEPESEPVQDILHWTRETMAMMYRLIGEAIQESEEPAHPRDYLNFFCLANREQKGPGEYLPLDSPQPETQYWNAQKNRRFMVYVHSKFMIVDDIYILIGSANINQRSMDGKRDTEIAMGCYQFQDEDDDHQMNIDEVQAYRLSLWYEHTVSVDELFLEPERLECVERMRSIGDEMWEIYSSEEIRDMEGVHLVSYPVRVTPEGYVKDLIDGVHFPDTNSLVKGKRSKILPPIFTI; this is encoded by the exons atgaatattttaagtattacAACTGTGGAGGAAACTCCTAAGCTCCTCCATGGAACAATTGAAGCTACCATCTTCAATGCCTCACCTTACTCACCTTTATTTCCCTTCAAT tGTTTATGTACAAATGGAAAGCCTGCTTATGTGACTATAAAGATAGACAACCAGAAGTTTGCAAAAACCAGTGAAGAAAGCAACCGTGTGTGGAACCAAACCTTTCAGATTCAGTGTGCTCATCCAGCTGATTCATGCATCACCATTACACTGAAAACATCACATTCTTCCATACTGGGGAAGTTCCATATTCAGGCTCAGCAGCTGCTGAAGAAAGGAGGTTTGATCAATGGATTGTTCCCTCTCCTCATGGATAATGGAAAACCAAACCCAAAACTGAAATTGAAGTTTATGCTGTGGTTCAAACCAGCAAATTTGGAACCAAGTTGGGCAAAGATGTTGAGCAATGACTGGGAATTTCAAGGGCTGAAGGAGGCTAGTTTCCCACTAAGGTCAAATTGTCAGGTTAAACTTTATCATGATGCTCaccattcttcatcttttcaACCTCCCTTTGATCTGTGTGGAGCTCCAAAGAAGCTATGGGAGGATGTCTATAAAGCCATTGAGGGTGCAAAGTATTTAGTTTATATTGCAGGCTGGTCCTTCAATCCCATGACGGTTCTG GTTAGAGATCCTCACACAGAAATCCCACATGCAAGAGGAATTAAGTTAGGTGACCTATTAAAGAAGAAGGCAGAGGAAGGAGTGGCTGTGAGGGTTATGCTTTGGGATGATGAAACATCTTTACCATTTGTGAAGAACAAAGGTGAATTGAACAACCAAGATGAGGAAGCTTTTGCATTTTTCAACCACACAAAAGTGATATGCAGAAAGTGTTCCAGATTGCACCATATGTTCCCAACACTCTTTGCTCACCATCAGAAGACTATAACAGTGGACACAAAAGCACCAAAATCTGTTGATGACAGAGAGCTTATGAGCTTTGTGGGTGGGTTGGATTTGTGTGATGGAAGATATGACACAGAGCAGCATTCATTGTTTCAAACACTCATCAGGGAATCTCATTGCTATGATTTCTACCAAACAAGCATAGCAGAAGCTAGCCTCAACAAAGGAGGGCCAAGGGCACCTTGGCATGATGCTCATGCTTGTGTTATTGGTGAGGCTGCTTGGGATGTGTTAACCAATTTTGAGCAAAGATGGACAAAGCAGTGTGATCCTTCTTTTCTGATCCCTTCTAGCACTTTGGCAAATCTTATGCCAAAGACAAGCTCAAGCACTCATAGGGAGAGGAATTGGAAAGTTCAAATATACAGGTCAATTGATCATATCTCAGTTGGTGAGTTATCTACTGTAGAGAGGAGCATCCATGAAGCTTATGTTGAAGCAATTAGGCGTGCTGAGAGATTTATATACATTGAGAGCCAATATTTCATTGGAGGATGCCATTGGTGGAAGAAAGATAGGCACTGTGGTTGTACTAATCTGATTCCCATTGAAATTGCACTGAAGGTGGTGAGTAAGATTAAGGCAAAGGAGAGATTTTCTGTGTACATAGTCATACCAATGTGGCCAGAAGGAGAACCTGAAAGTGAACCTGTTCAAGATATACTGCATTGGACTAGAGAAACAATGGCAATGATGTATAGATTGATTGGAGAAGCAATACAAGAAAGTGAGGAACCAGCACACCCTAGAGACTACTTGAATTTCTTCTGTCTTGCAAACAGGGAACAGAAGGGACCAGGAGAGTATCTTCCACTAGATTCACCCCAACCTGAAACTCAATACTGGAATGCTCAAAAGAATAGGAGATTCATGGTTTATGTTCACTCCAAGTTCATGATAG TGGACGACATATACATACTGATAGGATCAGCTAACATAAACCAAAGATCCATGGATGGGAAAAGGGACACTGAGATTGCAATGGGATGCTACCAGTttcaagatgaagatgatgatcaCCAAATGAACATTGATGAAGTTCAAGCATATAGATTGTCTCTATGGTATGAGCACACAGTGAGTGTTGATGAATTGTTCTTGGAGCCAGAAAGATTGGAATGTGTGGAGAGAATGAGATCAATAGGAGATGAAATGTGGGAAATCTACAGCAGTGAAGAAATAAGGGACATGGAAGGTGTGCACCTTGTGAGTTACCCTGTGAGAGTAACACCAGAAGGGTATGTGAAAGACCTCATTGATGGAGTTCATTTTCCTGATACAAATTCTCTGGTGAAAGGGAAAAGGTCTAAAATATTGCCTCCTATCTTCACCATTTAG
- the LOC114166435 gene encoding phospholipase D alpha 4-like isoform X1, with amino-acid sequence MNILSITTVEETPKLLHGTIEATIFNASPYSPLFPFNSFSCFQCLCTNGKPAYVTIKIDNQKFAKTSEESNRVWNQTFQIQCAHPADSCITITLKTSHSSILGKFHIQAQQLLKKGGLINGLFPLLMDNGKPNPKLKLKFMLWFKPANLEPSWAKMLSNDWEFQGLKEASFPLRSNCQVKLYHDAHHSSSFQPPFDLCGAPKKLWEDVYKAIEGAKYLVYIAGWSFNPMTVLVRDPHTEIPHARGIKLGDLLKKKAEEGVAVRVMLWDDETSLPFVKNKGELNNQDEEAFAFFNHTKVICRKCSRLHHMFPTLFAHHQKTITVDTKAPKSVDDRELMSFVGGLDLCDGRYDTEQHSLFQTLIRESHCYDFYQTSIAEASLNKGGPRAPWHDAHACVIGEAAWDVLTNFEQRWTKQCDPSFLIPSSTLANLMPKTSSSTHRERNWKVQIYRSIDHISVGELSTVERSIHEAYVEAIRRAERFIYIESQYFIGGCHWWKKDRHCGCTNLIPIEIALKVVSKIKAKERFSVYIVIPMWPEGEPESEPVQDILHWTRETMAMMYRLIGEAIQESEEPAHPRDYLNFFCLANREQKGPGEYLPLDSPQPETQYWNAQKNRRFMVYVHSKFMIVDDIYILIGSANINQRSMDGKRDTEIAMGCYQFQDEDDDHQMNIDEVQAYRLSLWYEHTVSVDELFLEPERLECVERMRSIGDEMWEIYSSEEIRDMEGVHLVSYPVRVTPEGYVKDLIDGVHFPDTNSLVKGKRSKILPPIFTI; translated from the exons atgaatattttaagtattacAACTGTGGAGGAAACTCCTAAGCTCCTCCATGGAACAATTGAAGCTACCATCTTCAATGCCTCACCTTACTCACCTTTATTTCCCTTCAAT agtttttcttgttttcagtGTTTATGTACAAATGGAAAGCCTGCTTATGTGACTATAAAGATAGACAACCAGAAGTTTGCAAAAACCAGTGAAGAAAGCAACCGTGTGTGGAACCAAACCTTTCAGATTCAGTGTGCTCATCCAGCTGATTCATGCATCACCATTACACTGAAAACATCACATTCTTCCATACTGGGGAAGTTCCATATTCAGGCTCAGCAGCTGCTGAAGAAAGGAGGTTTGATCAATGGATTGTTCCCTCTCCTCATGGATAATGGAAAACCAAACCCAAAACTGAAATTGAAGTTTATGCTGTGGTTCAAACCAGCAAATTTGGAACCAAGTTGGGCAAAGATGTTGAGCAATGACTGGGAATTTCAAGGGCTGAAGGAGGCTAGTTTCCCACTAAGGTCAAATTGTCAGGTTAAACTTTATCATGATGCTCaccattcttcatcttttcaACCTCCCTTTGATCTGTGTGGAGCTCCAAAGAAGCTATGGGAGGATGTCTATAAAGCCATTGAGGGTGCAAAGTATTTAGTTTATATTGCAGGCTGGTCCTTCAATCCCATGACGGTTCTG GTTAGAGATCCTCACACAGAAATCCCACATGCAAGAGGAATTAAGTTAGGTGACCTATTAAAGAAGAAGGCAGAGGAAGGAGTGGCTGTGAGGGTTATGCTTTGGGATGATGAAACATCTTTACCATTTGTGAAGAACAAAGGTGAATTGAACAACCAAGATGAGGAAGCTTTTGCATTTTTCAACCACACAAAAGTGATATGCAGAAAGTGTTCCAGATTGCACCATATGTTCCCAACACTCTTTGCTCACCATCAGAAGACTATAACAGTGGACACAAAAGCACCAAAATCTGTTGATGACAGAGAGCTTATGAGCTTTGTGGGTGGGTTGGATTTGTGTGATGGAAGATATGACACAGAGCAGCATTCATTGTTTCAAACACTCATCAGGGAATCTCATTGCTATGATTTCTACCAAACAAGCATAGCAGAAGCTAGCCTCAACAAAGGAGGGCCAAGGGCACCTTGGCATGATGCTCATGCTTGTGTTATTGGTGAGGCTGCTTGGGATGTGTTAACCAATTTTGAGCAAAGATGGACAAAGCAGTGTGATCCTTCTTTTCTGATCCCTTCTAGCACTTTGGCAAATCTTATGCCAAAGACAAGCTCAAGCACTCATAGGGAGAGGAATTGGAAAGTTCAAATATACAGGTCAATTGATCATATCTCAGTTGGTGAGTTATCTACTGTAGAGAGGAGCATCCATGAAGCTTATGTTGAAGCAATTAGGCGTGCTGAGAGATTTATATACATTGAGAGCCAATATTTCATTGGAGGATGCCATTGGTGGAAGAAAGATAGGCACTGTGGTTGTACTAATCTGATTCCCATTGAAATTGCACTGAAGGTGGTGAGTAAGATTAAGGCAAAGGAGAGATTTTCTGTGTACATAGTCATACCAATGTGGCCAGAAGGAGAACCTGAAAGTGAACCTGTTCAAGATATACTGCATTGGACTAGAGAAACAATGGCAATGATGTATAGATTGATTGGAGAAGCAATACAAGAAAGTGAGGAACCAGCACACCCTAGAGACTACTTGAATTTCTTCTGTCTTGCAAACAGGGAACAGAAGGGACCAGGAGAGTATCTTCCACTAGATTCACCCCAACCTGAAACTCAATACTGGAATGCTCAAAAGAATAGGAGATTCATGGTTTATGTTCACTCCAAGTTCATGATAG TGGACGACATATACATACTGATAGGATCAGCTAACATAAACCAAAGATCCATGGATGGGAAAAGGGACACTGAGATTGCAATGGGATGCTACCAGTttcaagatgaagatgatgatcaCCAAATGAACATTGATGAAGTTCAAGCATATAGATTGTCTCTATGGTATGAGCACACAGTGAGTGTTGATGAATTGTTCTTGGAGCCAGAAAGATTGGAATGTGTGGAGAGAATGAGATCAATAGGAGATGAAATGTGGGAAATCTACAGCAGTGAAGAAATAAGGGACATGGAAGGTGTGCACCTTGTGAGTTACCCTGTGAGAGTAACACCAGAAGGGTATGTGAAAGACCTCATTGATGGAGTTCATTTTCCTGATACAAATTCTCTGGTGAAAGGGAAAAGGTCTAAAATATTGCCTCCTATCTTCACCATTTAG
- the LOC114166475 gene encoding PRA1 family protein F2-like, with protein MTTTYGTIPTTGPPNLEYISRAKQRIKAGLGTRRPWKAMLNFRSLKVPGGGAAEALSRVAVNVSYFRMNYAMVALLILFLSLLWHPISLIVFLLLMAAWLFLYFLRDEPLVLLGHLVDDRLVLVAMAVLTVALLLLTDATVNILVAVAVAVVVVVAHAAFRRTEDLFLGEEEEAAAAALAGAA; from the coding sequence ATGACAACAACCTACGGCACGATTCCGACCACGGGGCCTCCGAACCTGGAATACATATCGCGTGCCAAGCAGCGGATCAAGGCGGGGTTGGGGACGCGGCGGCCGTGGAAGGCCATGCTGAACTTCCGCTCGCTGAAGGTCCCCGGCGGCGGCGCGGCGGAGGCGCTGTCGCGCGTGGCGGTGAACGTGTCGTACTTCCGCATGAACTACGCGATGGTGGCGCTGCTGATTCTCTTCCTGAGCCTCCTCTGGCACCCCATCTCGCTCATCGTCTTCCTCCTCCTCATGGCGGCGTGGCTCTTCCTCTACTTCCTCCGCGACGAGCCCCTCGTCCTGCTCGGCCACCTCGTCGACGACCGCCTCGTGCTCGTCGCCATGGCCGTTCTCACGGTGGCGCTGCTGCTGCTCACCGACGCCACCGTCAACATTCTCGTGGCCGTGGCGGTCGccgtcgtggtggtggtggcgcaCGCCGCGTTCCGGAGGACGGAGGACCTGTTCTTGGGGGAAGAGGAAGAAGCTGCTGCTGCGGCCTTGGCTGGTGCTGCTTGA
- the LOC114166204 gene encoding uncharacterized protein LOC114166204, with amino-acid sequence MAQPPFDPYYLYQQDDRSNINTLFVSGLPDDVKAREIHNLFRRRPGFDSCQLKYTGRANQVVAFATFFNHQSAMAALHSLNGVKFDPQTGSVLHIELARSNSRRKRKPGGGAYVVIDKRSKGERDVQGSSSDDGDSDPDEPSDSDGNHGDIPIIPSDDAAVGSGHAIPVEQHEKGSAGGLCSTLFIANLGPNCTEDELKQAFSAYAGFNMVKMRSRGGMPVAFADFEEIDQAAKVVEELQGSLLPSSDRGGMHIEYARSKMRKH; translated from the exons ATGGCTCAGCCGCCGTTCGATCCGTACTACCTGTACCAACAAGATGATCGGAGCAACATCAACACGCTCTTCGTGTCGGGGCTCCCGGACGACGTGAAGGCGCGTGAGATTCACAACCTCTTCCGCCGCCGCCCCGGCTTCGACTCTTGCCAACTCAAGTACACCGGCCGCGCCAACCAG GTCGTGGCGTTTGCTACGTTTTTCAACCACCAATCGGCAATGGCAGCGCTGCACTCCTTGAAT GGTGTGAAATTTGATCCTCAAACTGGATCTGTTTTACATATTGAACTTGCCAGGTCAAACTCCAGGAGAAAGCGAAAACCAG GCGGTGGAGCCTACGTGGTTATAGACAAAAGGAGCAAAGGGGAGCGTGATGTTCAAGGATCATCAAGTGATGATG GTGACAGTGACCCTGATGAACCATCAGACAGTGACGGCAACCATGGTGATATACCAATCATACCAAG TGATGATGCAGCTGTTGGTTCTGGCCATGCTATACCCGTG GAGCAACATGAAAAGGGCAGTGCCGGAGGACTGTGTTCCACTCTATTTATTGCAAATCTTGGCCCAAACTGCACTGAAGATGAATTAAAGCAAGCCTTTTCTGC ATATGCTGGATTCAACATGGTCAAAATGCGCTCTAGAGGAGGAATGCCAGTTGCATTTGCTGATTTTGAG GAAATTGATCAAGCTGCTAAGGTCGTGGAGGAGCTTCAAGGAAGCTTGCTTCCATCATCAGATCGGGGTGGCATGCACATAGA ATACGCAAGGTCTAAAATGAGGAAGCATTAG
- the LOC114166545 gene encoding DNA replication complex GINS protein SLD5 yields MASSSGAEEASLDDDYASLIATTDVELLKRAWRNEKAAPEILRYESHLISRVKEQIELMEETVEEKSSVGNDPLSVSLYQMDLDRTLFLLRSYLRIRIQKIEKYMFHILKTEELWNRLSKDERDFARTCTSDLNQHLEETVLSKLPENYQSVLKQSVISEEEDMVPEPQLDTFVLCRSKEYLTGIQLEDGPADDRSKLFEMEPGVLHFICYRSIKALVESGKIDLL; encoded by the exons ATGGCTTCAAGCTCTGGTGCAGAAGAGGCGTCACTGGACGACGATTACGCTTCCTTGATTGCAACCACCGATGTGGAGCTTCTCAAGCGAGCATGGCGTAACGAGAAGGCGGCGCCGGAGATTCTCCGATACGAATCCCATTTGATTTCCCGCGTCAAGGAACAGATTGAACTCATG GAGGAAACAGTGGAGGAGAAATCCAGTGTCGGGAATGATCCTCTCTCAGTGTCTCTGTATCAGATGGACTTGGACAGAACCCTCTTTCTGTTGAGATCCTATCTCCGCATCCGCATCCAGAAG ATTGAAAAATACATGTTTCACATCCTAAAAACCGAAGAACTTTGGAACAGGCTATCCAAAGACGAGAGAGATTTCGCCAGAAC GTGTACAAGTGACCTAAACCAACATCTAGAGGAGACTGTTCTGTCGAAGCTGCCAGAAAATTATCAGTCTGTGCTTAAGCAATCTGTAATAAGTGAAGAGGAGGACATGG TGCCAGAACCACAACTAGATACATTTGTTTTATGTAGAAGTAAAGAGTATCTCACGGGCATTCAACTCGAAGATGGACCTGCTGATGACAG GTCGAAGCTGTTTGAGATGGAGCCAGGTGTCCTCCATTTCATATGTTACAGATCAATAAAAGCACTTGTGGAGAGCGGTAAAATTGATCTACTCTGA
- the LOC114166813 gene encoding inactive protein kinase SELMODRAFT_444075-like: MSREQQKRGKQEKGSDGAEKVIVAVKASKEIPKTALVWSLTHVVQPGDCITLLVVVPSQSSGRRLWGFPRFAGDCASGIKKYPPGTISEQKSDITDSCSQMILQLHNVYDPNKINVRIKIVSGSPCGAVAAEAKKAQANWVVLDKQLKHEEKRCMEELQCNIVVMKRSQPKVLRLNLIGPPKKDVEEAGPSPPEQDDMSEKRSKIKLDSLNSIKGPAVTPSSSPELGTPFTATEAGTSSVSSSDPGTSPFFISETNGESKKEETILESQELCDTNSETESESLSTSSASMRYQPWITELLLHQQSSQRNEERSETTHGMPQASTTRAFLDKYSRLDRGAGFEISTYRNDMDFSGNLREAIALSGNAPPGPPPLCSICQHKAPVFGKPPRWFSYAELELATGGFSQANFLAEGGFGSVHRGVLPEGQVIAVKQHKLASSQGDLEFCSEVEVLSCAQHRNVVMLIGFCIEDKRRLLVYEYICNGSLDSHLYGRQKDPLEWSARQKIAVGAARGLRYLHEECRVGCIIHRDMRPNNILITHDFEPLVGDFGLARWQPDGDTGVETRVIGTFGYLAPEYAQSGQITEKADVYSFGVVLVELVTGRKAVDLTRPKGQQCLTEWARPLLEDYATEELIDPRLGNHYSENEVYCMLHAASLCIQRDPQCRPRMSQVLRILEGDMVMDTNYISTPGYDAGNRSGRLWSEPLQRQHHYSGPLLEETLESFSGKLSLEKYKPSYWGDRDKARRASCEDDI, from the exons ATGAGTCGAGAGCAACAGAAGCGGGGGAAGCAAGAGAAAGGTTCCGATGGTGCTGAGAAGGTCATTGTTGCCGTTAAGGCATCAAAAGAAATTCCAAAAACTGCTCTTGTTTGGTCCCTGACCCATGTTGTTCAACCTGGGGATTGCATTACACTGCTAGTGGTTGTGCCTTCACAAAGTTCAG GCAGAAGATTATGGGGGTTTCCGAGATTTGCTGGTGACTGTGCCAGTGGTATTAAGAAGTACCCTCCAGGAACAATATCAGAGCAGAAGAGTGATATCACTGATTCTTGCTCTCAGATGATTCTTCAACTCCATAATGTCTATGATCCAAACAAG ATCAATGTCAGGATTAAAATTGTTTCTGGATCACCTTGTGGAGCAGTGGCAGCAGAAGCCAAAAAAGCACAAGCCAATTGGGTCGTGTTAGACAA ACAGCTCAAGCATGAAGAAAAGCGATGCATGGAAGAACTACAGTGTAACATCGTGGTTATGAAGCGTTCTCAACCAAAAGTACTGCGGTTGAATTTGATTGGACCTCCGAAGAAGGATGTTGAAGAAGCAGGTCCATCACCTCCTGAGCAAGATGACATGTCTGAAAAGCGAAGCAAAATAAAGCTTGATTCCTTAAATTCTATCAAAGGACCTGCTGTAACTCCATCTAGCAGCCCTGAGCTAGGGACACCATTCACTGCAACTGAAGCTGGTACTTCATCAGTGTCAAGCTCTGATCCGGGAACTTCACCATTCTTCATCTCAGAGACGAATGGTGAGTCCAAAAAGGAGGAAACTATCCTAGAAAGTCAAGAGCTTTGTGATACTAATTCAGAAACTGAAAGTGAAAGTCTGTCCACATCTTCAGCAAGCATGAGATACCAACCATGGATCACAGAATTGCTTTTGCATCAACAATCATCACAACGCAATGAAGAGAGATCAGAGACAACTCATGGTATGCCTCAAGCTTCTACAACCAGAGCTTTCCTAGATAAGTATTCTAGGCTTGATAGAGGAGCTGGATTTGAAATCTCAACCTATAGGAATGACATGGATTTCAGTGGAAATTTAAGAGAAGCAATAGCATTATCTGGAAATGCCCCACCTGGTCCTCCTCCACTGTGTTCAATATGTCAACACAAAGCACCTGTTTTTGGAAAACCTCCAAGATGGTTCAGCTATGCTGAGTTAGAACTTGCTACAGGCGGTTTTTCGCAGGCCAACTTCCTGGCTGAAGGAGGGTTTGGATCTGTTCATAGAGGGGTTCTACCAGAAGGACAAGTCATTGCTGTGAAGCAACATAAATTAGCTAGTTCTCAAGGTGATCTTGAATTTTGTTCAGAGGTGGAAGTCCTGAGCTGTGCTCAACACCGGAATGTTGTTATGCTCATTGGGTTCTGTATAGAGGATAAGAGAAGGCTACTGGTTTATGAGTACATATGCAACGGATCATTGGATTCTCATTTATATG GGCGACAAAAGGATCCATTAGAGTGGTCTGCACGGCAAAAAATTGCTGTTGGTGCAGCTCGTGGATTACGATATCTTCATGAAGAGTGCAGAGTTGGTTGCATTATCCACCGTGATATGAGGCCAAACAACATTCTCATAACTCACGATTTTGAACCTCTG GTTGGTGATTTTGGACTGGCGAGGTGGCAGCCTGATGGAGACACAGGTGTGGAAACTAGAGTGATTGGAACATTTGG GTATTTGGCTCCTGAATATGCTCAAAGTGGTCAAATCACTGAAAAAGCTGATGTTTATTCCTTTGGGGTGGTATTAGTTGAGCTTGTTACTGGGAGAAAAGCTGTGGATCTCACTAGGCCAAAGGGACAGCAGTGCCTTACCGAGTGG GCACGACCTCTCTTAGAAGATTATGCAACCGAGGAACTGATTGATCCAAGACTTGGTAACCACTATTCTGAAAATGAGGTGTATTGCATGCTCCATGCTGCCTCATTATGCATTCAGCGAGATCCTCAATGTAGACCACGCATGTCACAG GTTCTGCGAATACTAGAGGGTGACATGGTGATGGACACAAATTACATCTCCACTCCAGGCTATGATGCAGGAAACCGAAGTGGTAGACTGTGGTCAGAGCCATTGCAAAGGCAGCACCATTATAGTGGTCCCCTTTTAGAAGAGACTCTGGAGTCCTTCAGTGGGAAGCTATCCCTTGAAAAGTACAAGCCTTCCTACTGGGGTGATAGGGACAAGGCTAGAAGGGCCTCATGTGAAGATGACATTTGA